The nucleotide window GGTGGTGCCCCACCTGCCAGGCGACGCCGCTGCCGGTCGACCCGCGGGCCCGCACCGGCCTGCCCGGCACCGAGCCCCGTCGCGCCTCCTACTGAGGCGCGGACCCCGGCGGCCGGGGATCATGGGGGGATGCCCGAAGGAGACACCGTCTGGTTGGCCGCCAACCGGATGAACACCGCACTCGCCGGTGCCACGCTCACCAAGGGCGAGCTGCGGGTGCCCCAGCTGGCCACGGTCGACCTCGCCGGCGCGACGGTCACCGAGGTCGTCCCCCGCGGCAAGCACATGCTGACCCGCTTCGCCGACGGCCGCACGCTGCGCACGCACTACCGGATGGACGGCAGCTGGCACATCTACCGCAAGGGCACCCCGTGGAAGGGCGGGCCGGCGCACAGCATCCGGGCTGTCCTGTCCACCGACGCGTGGGACTGCGTCGGGTACCGGCTGCACGACATGACGATCGTCCCGACCAGTGCCGAGGGTGACCTGGTGGGCCACCTCGGCCCCGACGTGCTCGGCCCGGACTGGGACCTCGACGAGGCGCTGCGCCGGCTGCGGTCGCACCCCGACGAGCAGATCGGCGTCGCCATCCTGGACCAGCGGAACCTGGCCGGCATCGGCAACCTCTACAAGGTCGAGACGCTGTTCATGACCCGCACCCACCCCTGGACCCGGGTCGCCGACGTCCCCGACCTGCCGGGCCTGGTCACCCGCGCCCGCACCCTGATGCAGGCCAACCGCGACCACCCCGAGCAGAGCACCACCGGCTCGATGCGGCGCGGGGAGGACCACTGGGTGTTCGGCCGCAGGGGCCGACCGTGCCGCCGTTGCCGCACGACGATCCTGCTGGGAGACCAGGGGCCGGACACCCAGGAGCGGGTGACCTACTGGTGCCCGCAGTGCCAGGCCGCGCGCAGCCCGATCGACCCGCTCGCGCGCACCGGCGAGCCCGGCCACCCGGCGTCCATCGCCGCCACCTGACCCACCACCGCCGGACACGACGGAGCCCCGCCGTCCACCAGGACGACGGGGCTCCGGCTCCAGCTCGCCCCGAGAGGGTGGGCCGGTCGATCAGGTCGTTCAGGCGTGGTCGGGCCGCTCGGCCGACTGGTCGGCGCCCAGCGCGGTGCCGCCCACCGTGCCGCCGGACTCGATCGCCCCGGCGGCCTGGTTGCCGCTGATGGCCTGCGTGCCGCCGCCCATCGAGGCGCGGATCTCGGCGAGCCGCGAGGCACCGGCGACGTCGATGGTCGCCTTCTGCACCTCGAGCATGCGGCCCTCGACCGAGTTCTGCGCCAGCTCGGCGGAGCCGAGGGCGTTCGCGTAGCGGGCCTCGATCTTGTCGCGGACGTCGTTGAGCGAGGGGGTGTTGCCCGGCGCGGAGAGCTCGTTGACCGAGCGCAGCGAGGCCGAGACCTGCTCCTGCATCTTGGCCTGCTCCAGCTGCGACATGAGCTTGGTGCGCTCGGCCAGCGTCGACTGCAGCCGCATCCGGCTGGTCTCCACCGCGCCCTTGGCCTGCTCGGCGGCCTGCAGCGCCTCGTCGTGGCTCCGCTTGAGGTCCTCCGCCGCCTGCTCGGCGCTGACCAGCTGGGTGGCGAACGCCTGGGCGGCCTGCTCGTACTCGCCGGCCTTGTTCGCGTCACCGGCGGCCCGGGTCTGGTCGGCGAGGTTGAGCGCCTGCCGCGCCGAGGCCTGGAGCTTCTCGATCTCACCCAGCTGCCGGTTGAGCCGCATCTCCAGCTGGCGCTGGTTGCCCAGCACCGCGGCGGCCTGGTTGGCCAGGGCCTGGTGCCGCTGCTGCTCGGCCTCGATCGCCTGCTGGATCTGGATCTTCGGGTCGGCGCGCTGGTCGATCTGGTCGTTGGCCGAGGCCGTGAGGTACTTCCACAGCTTCACGAACGGGTTCGGCATGGCTCCTCCTGATCCGGTGCGCCGGTCCACCGGGCGGTGGACGGCGCGATCCGGGCGACGCTGTCGTCGATCATGGTCTCAGGCTCAGTACCCGGGCAGCCACCGCTGACCCGCGCCGCCGCCGGCACCCGCCGTCGGGCGACGTCCGGGTGCACCGACGGCTGTCCTCCCGCACCGGCGTCGGTGCGGGAGGACAGCCGTCGACCGAGGTCACCCCGTCCACGTCCCCCGTGCAGGTGCGTGCCCGGGGTGCGCCGTCAGGGGCGGCCGCGGAGGCGGCGGTAGTGCTGCACGAGCGCGACGGTCGAGGGGTCGGAGTCGATCTCCGGCGCGGTCTCGCTGGTCAGGGCCGGAGCGAGCTCACGGGCCATGACCTTGCCCAGCTCCACGCCCCACTGGTCGAAGGAGTCGATCTGCCAGATGACGCCCTCGACGAACACGGTGTGCTCGTAGAAGGCGATCAGCTGACCCAGCGTGGACGGCGTCAGCTTCGGCGCCAGGATCGTGGTCGAGGGCCGGTTGCCCGGCATGACCTTGTGCGGGACGACGGCGGCAGCGGTGCCGTCGGCGGCGACCTCCTCGGCGGTCTTGCCGAAGGCCAGCGCGGAGCTCTGCGCGAACATGTTGGCCATCAGCAGGTCGTGCATGTCGCCGGTGTCGTGGTTGGGCTCGCCGAAGCCGATGAAGTCGGCCGGGACGATGCTGGTGCCCTGGTGCAGCAGCTGGTGGAACGCGTGCTGGCCGTTGGTGCCCGGCTCGCCCCAGTAGACCTCGCCGGTCGACGTCGTCACCGGCTCGCCGTCGAACTGCACGGACTTGCCGTTGCTCTCCATCGTCAGCTGCTGCAGGTAGGCCGGCAGCCGCGACAGGTACTGGCTGTAGGGCAGGACGGCGTGGGTCTGGGCCCCGAAGAAGTTCGTGTACCAGACGTTGAGCAGGCCCTGCAGGACCGGCAGGTTCTCTGCCAGCGGGGTGGTGCGGAAGTGCTCGTCGACGGCATGGAAGCCGGCCAGCATCTCGCCGTAGTGCTCGCGGCCGATGGCGACCATCAGCGACAGGCCGACGGCGGAGGTGAAGGAGTAGCGCCCGCCCACCCAGTCCCAGAAGCCGAACATGTTGTCGGTGTCGATGCCGAACTCGGCCACGGCGTCGGCGTTGGTGCTCACCGCGACGAAGTGCTTGGCCACGGCCGAGGCGTCGCCGCCCACGCCGGCGAGCAGCCAGTCGCGGGCCACGGTGGCGTTGGTCAGCGTCTCCAGCGTGGTGAACGTCTTGGAGCAGACGACGAACAGCGTGGTGGCCGGGTCCAGGTCGCGGGTCTTCTCGAAGAAGTCCGTCGGGTCGATGTTGGACACGAAGCGGGCGGTGAGGCCGCGGTCGCTGTAGTCGGCCAGCGCGAGGTAGGCCATCGCCGGGCCGAGGTCGGAGCCGCCGATGCCGATGTTGACCACCGCGGTGATCTTCTCGCCGGTCGCGCCCCGCCACTCACCGGACCGCACGCGGTCGGCGAAGTCGCCCATCTTGTCCAGCACCGCGTGCACGTCGGCCGTGACGTCCTGCCCGTCGACGGTCAGCGGCACCGACGCCGGGGCGCGCAGCGCGGTGTGCAGCACGGCGCGGTCCTCGGTGACGTTGATGTGCTCACCGGTGAACATCGCCTCGATCTTCGCCGGCAGGCCCGCCTTCTCGGCGAGGGCGACCAGCAGCTGCACCGTCTCGTCGGTGACCCGGTGCTTGGACCAGTCGACGTAGAGGTCACCCGCCGTGCCGGTGAGCCGGGTGCCACGCTCGGCGTCCTCGGCGAACAGCTCGCGCAGCGTGCGGGCTGACACCCCGCGGTGGTGGTCGGCGAGGGCCGCCCACTCGTCGGTCGAGGTGATGTCCATGCTGGTGCCTCCAACGGTCCGGCCAGGGTCGGTCGGGGAGTGCGCAGCCGGGACACGCGACAAACCCCCGGCGCGATCATCCCCGGCCGCACCCGGCCCCCGCACAGCGGTCCCGGCGGCCGGTCAGGCCGCCCCGACCGACGTCGCCCCGGTCCGGGCGCCGCTGGTGCCGGCGCTCCGCTGCTGCGCCTCCCCGACCTGCTCGAGCCGGTCCTCGGTGGCCATCCGGGTCAGCGCGGCGCCGGCCTCGGCGTCCCGGGTGAGGTTCTCCCCCGAGTGCGGGTCGAACACGTGCACCTTGCGGGTGTCGAGCCAGAACTCCGCCTCCCGGCCCTCGCGGATCCGGCTGGTCGAGTCGATGGACACGATCGCCTGGGTGCGCAGCTCCTCGGCGTCGAGCTCCTTGGACAGCTCGCGCAGCTGGGTGCGGATCGCCTCCGGCGCCTCGTAGGGGATGTAGGCGTACTGCTGGTCGCCCAGCCACTCGGTGACGTCGACCCGCGCGCGGAACACCGAGCCCAGCGGGCGCTTGGCCTCGTCGACCAGCGAGGCGTCCTCGAAGTACTCCGGCCGGATGCCGACGAGCAGCAGGTCGCGGCCGGCGACGGCGGCGGCCCGGCGCTCGTCGAGGTCGATCGTGCCGAACGGCGTGGTCAGCCGGGCGCCGTCCACGGTGGCGGGCAGGAAGTTCATCGGCGGGGAGCCGATGAAGCCGGCGACGAAGAGGTTGACCGGCTGGTCGTAGAGCTCCCGCGGGGAGGCGACCTGCTGGATCTTCCCCTTGCGCAGCACGCAGACCCGGTCGCCGAGGGTCATCGCCTCGGTCTGGTCGTGGGTGACGTAGACGGTGGTGATGCCCAGCCGGCGCTGCAGCCGGGAGATCTCCGTGCGCATCTGGCCGCGCAGCTTGGCGTCGAGGTTGCTCAGCGGCTCGTCGAAGAGGAACGCCTCGGCCTGCCGCACGATCGCCCGGCCCATGGCCACCCGCTGCCGCTGGCCGCCGGAGAGGTTGGCGGGCTTGCGCTCCAGGTGCTCGTGCAGCTCCAGGACGTCGGCGGCCTCGTTGACCCGCTTGCGGACCTCGCCGTCCTCCATCTTGGCCAGCCGCAGCGGGAAGGCGATGTTCTCGAACACCGTCAGGTGGGGGTACAGCGCGTAGTTCTGGAAGACCATCGACAGGTTCCGCTCCCGCGGGGCCTTGTCGTTGACCCGGGTGCCGCCGATGACCATGTCGCCGCTGGTGATGTCCTCCAGGCCCACGATCATCCGCAGCAGGGTCGACTTCCCGCAGCCCGAGGGCCCGACCAGGATCATGAACTCCCCGTCGGCGACGTCCAGGCTCACGTCGTTGACCGCCGGGAACCCGTCGCCGTACTGCTTCACGATGTGCTTCATCTCGATCGATGCCACAGCAGAGTCCTCTCGGTTGTGCGGAGTCGGTGGGGCGGGTGGGGGGTGCTCAGCCCTTGACGGCGCCGTTGGTGAGGCCGGCGACGATGCGCCGCTGGAAGACGAGCACGAGGGCGACCACGGGGATGGTGACGATGACCGCGGCAGCCGCGATCGCACCGGTGGGGTCCTCGAACTGGGAGGCCCCCGAGAACAGGCCCAGCGCGGCCGGCACCGGCCGGGCGGCGCTGGTCGAGGTCAGCGAGATGCCGTAGACGAAGTCGTTCCAGGCGATGAAGAAGGCGATGATCGCGGTGGTGAACACCCCGGGTGCGGCCAGCGGCACGATCACCTTGCGGAACGCCTGCCAGGTGGTCGCCCCGTCCACCTGGGCGGCCTGCTCCATCTCCCAGGGGATCTCGCGGAAGAACGCCGACATGGTCCAGATCGAGATCGGCAGGGTCAGCGACAGGTACGGGATGATCAGCCCCGGCCAGGTGTCGTAGAGGCCGATGTTGCGCCACAGGTTGAACAGCGGCGTCACGATCGAGATCACCGGGAAGATCGCCACGCCCAGGGCGGTACCCAGGATCAGCTTCTTGCCGGGGAAGTCCAGCCGGGCGATCGCGTAGGCGGCGAACATCGCCAGCAGGCACGAGATGAACGTGGCGATCAGGCAGATCCCGAAGGAGTTCCGCAGCGCCGGGAGGAACAGGTCCCCGCCGGCGCCGGTGAGGATGCCGGTGTAGTTCTCCCGGGTCGCCGTCCCGCCGGTGGGCAGGAACTGGCCGTTGGCCAGGTCACCGGGCGCCTTGAACGACAGCGAGACGATCCAGGCGACCGGGAACAGCGCGTAGACCACGATCGCGACCCCGGCGACGATCCACCAGGTCTTCTCCTTCGTCGACATCAGCCCTCCCCTCGCGCCGAGGCCAGGTCGACCTTGAAGCCCTTGATGAACAGCGCCGCGATCCCCACGACCACCAGGAACAGCAGCACCGACACCGCAGACCCCAGGCCGATCTCCAGCCGGGAGATGGTCTGCCGATAGGCCAGGAAGGACACCGACTCGGTGTTGTTGGCCCCGGCGGTCATCACGAAGATCGAGTCGAAGACGCGGAAGGCGTCCAGGGTGCGGAACAGCAGCGCGACCATGATCGCGGCCTTCATGTTCGGCAGCGTCACCTTCCGCAGCCGCTGCCACCAGGTGGCGCCGTCGACCTTGGCCGCCTCCTGCAGCACCTCCGGCACCTGCGCCAGGCCGGCCAGCAGGAGCAGGGAGATGAACGGCGTCGTCTTCCAGATCTCGGCGATGCAGACGACGAACAGCGCCGACCACTGCCCGCCGAACCAGTCGGTGTCCGCGCCGATGCCCGGCAGCCAGCCGAACCAGGTGTTGACGAACCCGGTGTCGATGGCGAAGGCGAACCGCCAGGCGAACGCCGAGACCACGGTGATGACCGCGTACGGGATGAGGATCGCCGCCCGCAGCACCGGCCGGATCGCCTTCAGCGCCTTGGCCATCACGAAGGCCAGCGCAAAGCCGAGCACCAGCTCGACGGCCACGGTGACGAGGGTGATGAGGACGGTCACGCCCATCGAGATCCACCACGTGGAGTCCGACAGGATCACCAGGTAGTTGCTCAGCCCGGTGAAGGAGCGGTTGTCCGGGTCGGTGAGCCGGTAGTCGAACAGCGAGTCGTAGACCGCCTGCAGGATCGGGTAGGCGGTCACCAGCAGCATCACCGCCAGCGCCGGGCCGGCCAGCAGCCAGCCGAGCTTGCGCTCGCTGCGCGCCCGGTCGCTGGTCGTGTGCCCCGGTGCGGAGACCGGCTGGGTCTTCTCCGACGGTGGGAGGGTCGTGGTGGTCACAGCAGTTGCTCCTTCCGCAGCACCGCGGTGATGAACTCGGTGGCCTCGCGCGGCGTCGTGGCCGGGTCGACCGACCCGGTCGGGTGGTAGCGGCGCTGCAGGCCGCCGGTGACCTCGCTGTAGTAGGCGGTCAGCGGTCGCGGCGCCGCCTGCTCCAGCGACTCCCGGATCGTCTCCGCCATCGGGAAGGCCTCGACCACCTCCGGGTCGTCGTAGACCGTGGTGTCCGACGCCGCGTTGCCGTCGTGGACGAAGTAGTAGGCCTGGTTCTCCGTCGAGGTGATGCACTCGGTCGCGTCGTAGGCGAGGTCGGGGTGCTCGCTCAGCGCACCGACGCCGAGGTTGATCCCGCCGTAGGGCGGGGCGCTCTCGGTGCCCTCGTCGACCTGGGGGTACAGCGCCCAGCCGTAGTCGTCGACGGTGGCCTGGTCCATCGTGCCGTCCTCGACCTTGCCGAGGGCCCGGGCGTAGACGAACGAGTAGTTGACCATGAAGCCGCCGTCGGCGGACTCGAAGCCGGTGGCCGTCGAGTCCTCGTTCGCCGTCGACAGCGCCGGCCCGGTCTGCCCGCTGTTGGAGATGTCGCGCATCAGCTCGGTGGCCCGGCGTCCGGCGTCGGACTCCAGGCCGAGGGTGACCTGCTCGGGGTCGGTGGAGTTCTCGGCGATGATCGACCCACCGGCGGACTCGATGAGCGCGTTGAACCACACGGTCAGCGCCTCGGCGCGGATCCCCTGGACGCCGATGAGCTTGTCCTGGTCCTGGGCCGCGGACACCACCTGGTCCCAGGTGACCGGCTTGGTCATGTCCAGCCCGGCGGCCTCGGCGACGGACTTGCGGTACCAGAGCAGCTGGGTGTTCGACCAGAACGGGACGGCGACCAGCTGGTCCTCCCAGGTCGAGGTCTCCACCGCGGCCGGGACGACGTCCTCGGTGACGCGGCCGGCCAGCTCCGGGGGCACCGGGGCGAGGAAGCCGGCCTGGGCGAACTCCGGGACGAAGATCGGGTCCAGGCTCATCAGGTCGATCGAGGTGTCGTTGGCGGCCAGCCGCCGGACCAGCTGCTCGCGCTGCGCGGAGGCCTCACGGGGCAGCGTCGCGGTCTCGATCCGGTAGCGGCCACCGGCGGCCTCGGTGCACCGCGCGGCGATCTCGGTCTGCCCACCGGCGTCGGGGTTGGTGTACCAGGTCAGCGTCGGGACGCCGCCGGACCCGCCGCCGCAGGCGGCTAGCGTGGAGGCGACCACCCCGGCCGCGGCCGCACCGGCCAGGGCCCGCCGCCACCGCCGGCCGAGCGGACCTGCGCGCCCACCCCGTCCTGCGTCGTCCCCAGCCCTGAACGCGTCCGGCACGGTGCACCGCCTCCGTCGGTCCGCGGGGACCTCGTCGTCCCCGTGGACCTCGGAGAGTGGCCTGGGTCACAGGCGGTGTCAACCGGGCGGACGCCGAGTTGATCAGCTCACGCGGGCGTGTGGGCCGGCGTCGCGCGGTGGGCCCGCACCGAGGGGGTGGTGAGCACCGCCGGGGTGCGGGGCAGCACGTTCTGCACGTAGGAGCGGGCGGCCGCCCACGTGCCCACGTCGAAGCCGGCCTGCTCGGAGAGGAACCAGCGGTGCTCGAGCACCTCGTGGAAGACCTCCGCGGGCTCCAGCCGTCCCGCCAGCTCCTCGGGCACCGCGCGCACGACCGGCTGGTAGACGTCGGTGAGCCAGCGCCGCGCGGCCTCCCCCTCCGGCACCGTGCCCCCCGTCCGCTGCTCGAGGTAGGCCCGGTAGGAGCGCAGGTCGTTGAGCAGCCGCAGCGCCTGCTTCTCCTGCACCTCCAGCCCGGTCAGCCGGACCAGCTCGTGCCGGTGCTGGCCCGGCTCGGCGACCCGGGTCTCCACCCGCAGCCGCGCCCCCTCGGGCGAGGTGACCAGCTCGATCTCGCCGACGTCGAAGCCCAGGTCGTTGATCCGCTGCAGCCGCTCGGCGACCCGCACCGCCTGCTCGTCGACCCGGAAGACCTCCTCGCGGGTCACCTCGTCCCACAGCGCCTCGTAGCGCGCCGGCAGGCTGTTGGCGATCTCCACCGGGTCGAGCTCGGGCGGCAGCAGCTCACCGGCCTGCAGGTCCATCAGCTCGGCCCCCACCCGCTCGCGGGCCAGCTCGAGGTCGTAGGCGCGCTTGCCCGCCGACAGGCTCGGGTAGCGCTCGGCGGTCTCGGCGTCGACGAGGTAGGCGGTGTAGGTGCCGGCGTCGGGGAGGAACAGCGTGTTCGACAGCGAGCAGTCACCCCAGTAGACGCCGGCCAGGTGCAGCCGCACGATCAGCTGCACCAGGGTGTCCAGCAGCAGGTCCGGCTCCCCGGCGCGCGGCCCGGAGAACAGGTAGCGGTAGGACATGGAGTACTCGAGGTAGCGGGTGACCAGGATGGCCTGCTGGTCGTCGGGCCGGTCGAAGCAGATGCCCAGCGCCGTGACCGAGGGCAGCCCCTCGGCCTCGAACTCGCCGAGCAGCGCGTACTCGTGCCGGGCCAGCGGCTCGGCGATCTCCTTCAGCGCGTAGACGTTGCCCTCGCTCACGGTGAACCGGACGACGTGCCGGGAGATGCCGCGCTGCGGCACCTCCAGCAGGAGGTCCTCGTCCCACTCCTCCAGCGGCTGGTCCCACGGCAGGGACAGCAAGCCCGCCGCCTCGGCGGCCGGGGGCCGGAACAGGTACCGCATCGCGCGCTCCCGGGGTGGTGGGTCAGGAGGTGGAGGGCCAGGAATGGGTGGGTCGGGAGGAGGCGGCGCCGGGGTGCCGCCG belongs to Modestobacter sp. L9-4 and includes:
- a CDS encoding ABC transporter ATP-binding protein, whose translation is MASIEMKHIVKQYGDGFPAVNDVSLDVADGEFMILVGPSGCGKSTLLRMIVGLEDITSGDMVIGGTRVNDKAPRERNLSMVFQNYALYPHLTVFENIAFPLRLAKMEDGEVRKRVNEAADVLELHEHLERKPANLSGGQRQRVAMGRAIVRQAEAFLFDEPLSNLDAKLRGQMRTEISRLQRRLGITTVYVTHDQTEAMTLGDRVCVLRKGKIQQVASPRELYDQPVNLFVAGFIGSPPMNFLPATVDGARLTTPFGTIDLDERRAAAVAGRDLLLVGIRPEYFEDASLVDEAKRPLGSVFRARVDVTEWLGDQQYAYIPYEAPEAIRTQLRELSKELDAEELRTQAIVSIDSTSRIREGREAEFWLDTRKVHVFDPHSGENLTRDAEAGAALTRMATEDRLEQVGEAQQRSAGTSGARTGATSVGAA
- a CDS encoding carbohydrate ABC transporter permease; the protein is MSTKEKTWWIVAGVAIVVYALFPVAWIVSLSFKAPGDLANGQFLPTGGTATRENYTGILTGAGGDLFLPALRNSFGICLIATFISCLLAMFAAYAIARLDFPGKKLILGTALGVAIFPVISIVTPLFNLWRNIGLYDTWPGLIIPYLSLTLPISIWTMSAFFREIPWEMEQAAQVDGATTWQAFRKVIVPLAAPGVFTTAIIAFFIAWNDFVYGISLTSTSAARPVPAALGLFSGASQFEDPTGAIAAAAVIVTIPVVALVLVFQRRIVAGLTNGAVKG
- a CDS encoding PspA/IM30 family protein; this translates as MPNPFVKLWKYLTASANDQIDQRADPKIQIQQAIEAEQQRHQALANQAAAVLGNQRQLEMRLNRQLGEIEKLQASARQALNLADQTRAAGDANKAGEYEQAAQAFATQLVSAEQAAEDLKRSHDEALQAAEQAKGAVETSRMRLQSTLAERTKLMSQLEQAKMQEQVSASLRSVNELSAPGNTPSLNDVRDKIEARYANALGSAELAQNSVEGRMLEVQKATIDVAGASRLAEIRASMGGGTQAISGNQAAGAIESGGTVGGTALGADQSAERPDHA
- a CDS encoding carbohydrate ABC transporter permease, with translation MTTTTLPPSEKTQPVSAPGHTTSDRARSERKLGWLLAGPALAVMLLVTAYPILQAVYDSLFDYRLTDPDNRSFTGLSNYLVILSDSTWWISMGVTVLITLVTVAVELVLGFALAFVMAKALKAIRPVLRAAILIPYAVITVVSAFAWRFAFAIDTGFVNTWFGWLPGIGADTDWFGGQWSALFVVCIAEIWKTTPFISLLLLAGLAQVPEVLQEAAKVDGATWWQRLRKVTLPNMKAAIMVALLFRTLDAFRVFDSIFVMTAGANNTESVSFLAYRQTISRLEIGLGSAVSVLLFLVVVGIAALFIKGFKVDLASARGEG
- a CDS encoding extracellular solute-binding protein produces the protein MVASTLAACGGGSGGVPTLTWYTNPDAGGQTEIAARCTEAAGGRYRIETATLPREASAQREQLVRRLAANDTSIDLMSLDPIFVPEFAQAGFLAPVPPELAGRVTEDVVPAAVETSTWEDQLVAVPFWSNTQLLWYRKSVAEAAGLDMTKPVTWDQVVSAAQDQDKLIGVQGIRAEALTVWFNALIESAGGSIIAENSTDPEQVTLGLESDAGRRATELMRDISNSGQTGPALSTANEDSTATGFESADGGFMVNYSFVYARALGKVEDGTMDQATVDDYGWALYPQVDEGTESAPPYGGINLGVGALSEHPDLAYDATECITSTENQAYYFVHDGNAASDTTVYDDPEVVEAFPMAETIRESLEQAAPRPLTAYYSEVTGGLQRRYHPTGSVDPATTPREATEFITAVLRKEQLL
- a CDS encoding DUF4032 domain-containing protein; its protein translation is MRYLFRPPAAEAAGLLSLPWDQPLEEWDEDLLLEVPQRGISRHVVRFTVSEGNVYALKEIAEPLARHEYALLGEFEAEGLPSVTALGICFDRPDDQQAILVTRYLEYSMSYRYLFSGPRAGEPDLLLDTLVQLIVRLHLAGVYWGDCSLSNTLFLPDAGTYTAYLVDAETAERYPSLSAGKRAYDLELARERVGAELMDLQAGELLPPELDPVEIANSLPARYEALWDEVTREEVFRVDEQAVRVAERLQRINDLGFDVGEIELVTSPEGARLRVETRVAEPGQHRHELVRLTGLEVQEKQALRLLNDLRSYRAYLEQRTGGTVPEGEAARRWLTDVYQPVVRAVPEELAGRLEPAEVFHEVLEHRWFLSEQAGFDVGTWAAARSYVQNVLPRTPAVLTTPSVRAHRATPAHTPA
- a CDS encoding DNA-formamidopyrimidine glycosylase family protein translates to MPEGDTVWLAANRMNTALAGATLTKGELRVPQLATVDLAGATVTEVVPRGKHMLTRFADGRTLRTHYRMDGSWHIYRKGTPWKGGPAHSIRAVLSTDAWDCVGYRLHDMTIVPTSAEGDLVGHLGPDVLGPDWDLDEALRRLRSHPDEQIGVAILDQRNLAGIGNLYKVETLFMTRTHPWTRVADVPDLPGLVTRARTLMQANRDHPEQSTTGSMRRGEDHWVFGRRGRPCRRCRTTILLGDQGPDTQERVTYWCPQCQAARSPIDPLARTGEPGHPASIAAT
- the pgi gene encoding glucose-6-phosphate isomerase gives rise to the protein MDITSTDEWAALADHHRGVSARTLRELFAEDAERGTRLTGTAGDLYVDWSKHRVTDETVQLLVALAEKAGLPAKIEAMFTGEHINVTEDRAVLHTALRAPASVPLTVDGQDVTADVHAVLDKMGDFADRVRSGEWRGATGEKITAVVNIGIGGSDLGPAMAYLALADYSDRGLTARFVSNIDPTDFFEKTRDLDPATTLFVVCSKTFTTLETLTNATVARDWLLAGVGGDASAVAKHFVAVSTNADAVAEFGIDTDNMFGFWDWVGGRYSFTSAVGLSLMVAIGREHYGEMLAGFHAVDEHFRTTPLAENLPVLQGLLNVWYTNFFGAQTHAVLPYSQYLSRLPAYLQQLTMESNGKSVQFDGEPVTTSTGEVYWGEPGTNGQHAFHQLLHQGTSIVPADFIGFGEPNHDTGDMHDLLMANMFAQSSALAFGKTAEEVAADGTAAAVVPHKVMPGNRPSTTILAPKLTPSTLGQLIAFYEHTVFVEGVIWQIDSFDQWGVELGKVMARELAPALTSETAPEIDSDPSTVALVQHYRRLRGRP